A stretch of the Actinomyces qiguomingii genome encodes the following:
- the casB gene encoding type I-E CRISPR-associated protein Cse2/CasB, with protein sequence MDKRLGGPNGLQARYLRNESQGRADVAALRKAASRLPGELPEVWSLTAVPVVSSAGDAPTWEELAVHTAMTLYAVHQQSRTEGMFQPGVGLGRAARDLIGPHDQENPSARARFNALVTSTTIGELRHHLRSFVSQLRAHRILLDHAMLADDLVDFQRPGGAKDVRLRWSRQYGRLTATDDSTSPTGTTTIDSAPTPSTPEN encoded by the coding sequence GTGGATAAGCGCCTAGGCGGGCCCAATGGCCTCCAGGCACGCTACCTGCGCAATGAGTCTCAGGGGCGCGCCGACGTTGCCGCCCTACGCAAGGCGGCAAGCCGCCTCCCCGGGGAGCTCCCCGAGGTCTGGTCGTTGACCGCCGTGCCTGTAGTGTCCAGTGCCGGAGACGCTCCCACATGGGAAGAGCTCGCCGTGCACACCGCCATGACCCTGTATGCCGTGCATCAGCAGTCGCGGACCGAAGGGATGTTCCAGCCCGGAGTAGGCCTTGGCCGCGCGGCGCGCGACTTAATCGGTCCGCACGACCAGGAGAACCCCTCCGCGCGGGCACGGTTCAACGCCCTGGTGACCTCAACCACTATCGGCGAGCTACGCCATCATCTGCGGAGTTTCGTCTCCCAGTTGCGCGCCCACCGCATCCTCCTGGATCACGCCATGCTCGCCGACGACCTAGTTGACTTCCAACGTCCGGGAGGTGCCAAAGACGTCCGACTGAGGTGGTCCCGCCAGTACGGCCGGCTCACTGCCACCGACGACTCCACGTCACCCACCGGCACAACAACTATCGATTCCGCCCCCACACCTTCAACCCCGGAGAACTGA
- the cas1e gene encoding type I-E CRISPR-associated endonuclease Cas1e codes for MARMLPVPVTALPRVQDRMTFLYAEHCVVHREDGALTARNDQGTVRVPAASLIAVLLGPGTSVSHQAMCLLGECGTTAVWVGERGVRYYAHGRSLATSTRLLEEQAARVSSPQKRLRVAREMYSMRFHGEDVSGLTMQQLRGREGARVREIYRENSRRTGVPWTRRDYRPDDFEASDPINQALSAAHAALYGVVHGVIVSLGCSPGLGFVHTGHERSFVYDIADLYKAETTIPMAFDVVAEGMEDLRGTTRRRVRDKVFELRVIERAVKDIRGLLGVEEEEDLSVNVVSLWDYQRRLVAGGANYSEEDAGGW; via the coding sequence ATGGCCCGGATGCTGCCGGTTCCCGTGACAGCGCTCCCGCGCGTGCAGGACCGCATGACGTTCCTCTATGCGGAGCATTGTGTAGTGCATCGCGAGGACGGAGCGCTTACTGCGCGCAATGACCAGGGCACTGTCCGGGTCCCGGCAGCCTCATTGATCGCGGTGCTTTTGGGGCCCGGAACCTCGGTGAGCCACCAGGCCATGTGTCTGCTGGGTGAGTGTGGAACGACCGCCGTCTGGGTGGGAGAACGGGGCGTGCGCTATTACGCGCACGGACGCTCGCTGGCCACCTCCACCCGTTTATTGGAGGAACAAGCGGCCAGAGTCTCCTCGCCACAGAAGCGTCTGCGGGTGGCCCGTGAGATGTACTCCATGCGCTTCCACGGCGAGGATGTCAGCGGCCTCACCATGCAGCAGCTGCGCGGTCGAGAAGGCGCCCGCGTGCGCGAAATCTACCGGGAGAACTCGCGCAGGACCGGCGTTCCCTGGACCCGCCGCGACTACCGACCCGACGACTTCGAGGCCTCGGATCCGATCAACCAGGCGCTTTCCGCCGCCCACGCCGCCCTGTACGGGGTAGTGCACGGCGTCATTGTTTCGCTGGGTTGTTCGCCCGGCTTGGGCTTCGTACATACCGGGCACGAGCGTTCCTTCGTGTACGACATCGCTGACCTCTACAAGGCGGAGACGACGATCCCCATGGCCTTCGATGTCGTTGCCGAGGGCATGGAAGATCTGAGGGGCACCACCAGGCGCCGAGTGCGCGACAAGGTGTTCGAGCTACGCGTCATCGAACGTGCCGTCAAGGACATCCGTGGCCTACTCGGCGTCGAGGAGGAGGAGGACCTGAGCGTCAACGTGGTCTCCCTGTGGGATTACCAGCGGCGACTAGTTGCCGGTGGCGCGAACTATTCGGAAGAGGATGCAGGCGGATGGTAG
- the cas2e gene encoding type I-E CRISPR-associated endoribonuclease Cas2e, which yields MVVLILSAAPASLRGAMTRWLLEVSPGVFVGHLSARVREQLWELVRAYIGDGRALLIWSARSEQHFEIASLGHDRDPVDIEGCIVMRTPYRQIEGAKSIPGAVKPAKESWSIAARRRRFRNTAERALGQQ from the coding sequence ATGGTAGTGCTGATTCTCTCCGCCGCACCTGCTTCTTTGCGCGGCGCCATGACACGTTGGCTGCTCGAAGTGAGCCCGGGCGTGTTCGTCGGGCATCTGTCCGCCAGGGTGCGTGAACAACTATGGGAGCTCGTCAGGGCATACATAGGCGACGGTAGGGCACTGCTCATCTGGTCTGCGCGCTCTGAGCAGCACTTCGAAATCGCATCACTTGGTCATGACCGCGATCCCGTCGATATCGAGGGCTGCATCGTGATGCGCACACCGTACCGGCAGATCGAAGGGGCCAAGTCGATTCCCGGCGCAGTAAAGCCCGCCAAAGAATCATGGTCGATCGCAGCCAGACGCCGCCGCTTCCGCAACACGGCGGAGCGGGCACTAGGTCAGCAGTAA
- the cas6e gene encoding type I-E CRISPR-associated protein Cas6/Cse3/CasE yields MFLTKIGLDPSRRLARKYLGSPQVMHAVVMKAAGEDSGDGAGRVLWRVDPGASTSLYLLTPSEPDCTQLVADAGVRDLQARTLDYSPFLNQLDSGQLWAFRLAANPSRSVAQGPGKRGKRYGHVTVEQQRQWLINRTPNYGFELVPTEGDDDEAAQSVVVVRRERPIFNRQRPDAEVRDRVTINRTVYEGVLQVTNPDKLRHALVAGIGRSKAYGCGLLTLARVGRR; encoded by the coding sequence GTGTTCCTGACGAAGATTGGCCTCGATCCGTCTCGGCGCCTGGCTCGCAAGTACTTGGGTTCGCCGCAGGTCATGCACGCCGTCGTCATGAAAGCAGCGGGAGAAGATTCTGGGGACGGCGCAGGTAGGGTCCTGTGGCGGGTTGACCCCGGAGCATCTACCTCGCTGTACTTGCTCACCCCCTCGGAGCCCGACTGCACACAGCTCGTGGCCGATGCCGGCGTTCGTGATTTGCAGGCCCGAACTCTCGACTACTCGCCGTTTCTGAACCAGCTTGACTCTGGCCAGCTGTGGGCGTTCCGTCTAGCCGCCAACCCCTCGCGCTCAGTCGCTCAGGGACCCGGCAAACGGGGAAAGCGGTACGGCCATGTGACCGTTGAGCAGCAACGGCAGTGGTTGATAAACCGCACCCCCAACTACGGATTCGAGCTTGTCCCCACCGAAGGGGACGACGACGAAGCAGCGCAGTCCGTCGTCGTCGTCCGCCGAGAACGTCCGATCTTCAACCGCCAGCGCCCCGACGCCGAAGTGCGCGACCGAGTCACGATCAACCGGACCGTCTATGAAGGCGTTCTGCAGGTGACCAATCCGGACAAGCTCCGTCATGCGTTAGTGGCGGGTATCGGGCGTTCAAAGGCCTATGGCTGCGGACTCCTGACTCTCGCAAGAGTGGGACGGCGCTAA
- a CDS encoding CRISPR-associated helicase/endonuclease Cas3 yields MTLSAPARSVWAKSGYDPESRVWLPLWLHLLDSAAVAEHLARNWLAPTVRDLIEREFAESDSGLSPVDEFCLLASWIAGVHDIGKCSPAFSSKVPHLGDRMREVGLRHEPLDADDRRRLPHGLAGHLVLQRWLRTEYAGTRGGRTALASVVGAHHGIPPTTANLTTEIAGRDHLLGDEPWAAARSELLNLVTSRTGAAPLLGAWSRRKWSQPFLVELSGLVIVADWIASTEDYFPLLPLDDDGATLLPPDAHAVRVQRGLSPLEIPTPWHPRDTGIDADSLLTQRFKLPDGACATDVQTQALDAARTMELPGILVVEDSTGGGKTESALMAAEVLAARTGRAGILFALPTQATTDAMFSRKLDWLDAVERAYADDGAPSDFAVQLIHGRARLNEEARELRRRGYQLRDRLFGSLGGERADGPRPAGIGWDEQEARSRQPLDAAGRRAADVAIMAWFNGRKKSMLSDFVVTTVDHLLFGAMRSPHLAMRHLGLSRKVVVVDEVHSYSTYMNTYLDRALTWLAAYGVPVVLLSATLSEARCTAMVDAYRRGLQLSNGQRLSERSNPETINTPFPCLVAAGRESTKVIPVTSAGRRSTAQIRQLGKDGLLSLMEDKLADGGCALVVRNTVGRAQETYEALREHFGDDVTLNHARFTIGDRLAKDAELLRRFGPPRNHPERPHRAIVVATQVVEQSLDVDFDLLVTDLAPVDLVLQRMGRLHRHQRPRPPRLATPTCYIDWLPPTGSSEPSLERGAATIYGGHDMLLSAAALRSVVDASGIVRVPDDVHGLIEAVYGAGANVPPAWQNALAQARDAYAQELQMKQNAARAFLLEEPKSSGKSTSLIDWLHTTASDNEETGHAQVRDGEDSLEVMLLELHREGGQEELRTLIHAPEAPGAPIPTDQVPSRDVVRAMAMSSVRLPAGVTRGDKLDRAIQELEIRVVPAWQADPQLRGQLFLLLEDGRAQLAGTTLEYSSTTGLKEVRNA; encoded by the coding sequence GTGACACTCTCAGCTCCCGCCCGGTCCGTGTGGGCGAAGTCCGGATACGATCCCGAAAGCCGCGTATGGCTGCCGCTGTGGCTGCACCTGCTGGACAGTGCGGCCGTGGCCGAGCACCTGGCTCGCAACTGGCTGGCGCCGACCGTCCGGGATCTCATTGAGCGCGAGTTCGCCGAGTCCGATTCTGGCCTCTCCCCCGTCGACGAGTTCTGTCTGCTGGCTTCCTGGATCGCAGGCGTGCATGACATCGGCAAGTGTTCGCCGGCTTTCTCCAGCAAGGTCCCGCACCTTGGTGATCGGATGCGAGAAGTCGGCCTGCGGCACGAGCCGCTCGACGCTGACGACCGCCGCAGGCTGCCGCACGGCCTGGCTGGGCACCTCGTCCTCCAGCGCTGGCTTCGCACGGAGTACGCCGGTACCCGGGGTGGCCGCACGGCGCTTGCCTCCGTCGTCGGGGCCCATCACGGCATCCCTCCCACTACGGCAAACCTCACCACCGAAATCGCAGGACGCGACCACTTGCTCGGTGACGAGCCCTGGGCCGCCGCACGCAGCGAGCTACTGAATCTGGTGACAAGCAGGACCGGCGCTGCTCCCCTGCTAGGCGCATGGAGTCGCCGAAAGTGGTCCCAGCCGTTCCTGGTCGAGCTATCCGGCCTGGTCATCGTGGCCGACTGGATCGCTTCAACCGAGGACTATTTCCCGCTGCTTCCCTTGGACGACGACGGCGCCACCCTGCTGCCACCCGACGCGCATGCTGTCCGTGTTCAGCGGGGCCTGTCGCCGCTGGAGATCCCGACGCCGTGGCACCCGCGCGACACCGGCATCGATGCCGACTCGCTGCTGACACAGCGGTTCAAGCTGCCCGACGGCGCGTGCGCCACCGATGTTCAGACACAGGCGCTCGATGCCGCCCGCACCATGGAGCTCCCCGGGATTCTGGTCGTTGAGGATTCCACTGGTGGGGGCAAGACCGAGTCGGCGCTCATGGCCGCCGAGGTGCTTGCCGCGCGCACGGGACGGGCCGGTATCCTCTTCGCCCTGCCGACCCAGGCCACCACCGACGCCATGTTCTCCCGCAAGTTGGACTGGCTGGACGCCGTCGAGCGGGCATACGCCGACGACGGCGCTCCCTCGGACTTCGCTGTGCAGTTGATTCACGGCCGCGCCCGTCTGAATGAGGAGGCACGGGAGCTACGGCGCCGCGGGTACCAGTTGCGGGACCGGTTGTTCGGTTCTCTCGGCGGCGAGCGGGCGGACGGTCCCCGGCCCGCGGGCATCGGCTGGGACGAACAGGAGGCGCGTAGCAGGCAACCGCTTGACGCAGCAGGGCGGCGCGCGGCGGACGTGGCCATCATGGCCTGGTTCAACGGGCGGAAGAAGTCGATGTTGTCGGACTTCGTCGTCACCACCGTTGACCATCTGCTGTTCGGCGCGATGCGCTCGCCGCACCTGGCGATGCGCCACCTGGGCCTGTCCCGCAAGGTAGTTGTGGTCGATGAGGTGCACTCCTACTCGACCTACATGAACACCTACCTTGACCGGGCGCTGACCTGGCTGGCCGCCTACGGCGTGCCGGTGGTGCTGCTATCCGCAACGCTGTCGGAGGCACGCTGCACGGCGATGGTGGATGCGTACCGCCGCGGCCTGCAGCTGTCCAACGGTCAGCGGCTTAGCGAACGCTCCAACCCCGAGACGATCAATACGCCCTTCCCGTGCTTGGTTGCTGCCGGTCGCGAATCCACCAAGGTCATCCCGGTTACCTCCGCGGGGCGTCGCTCCACCGCCCAGATCCGACAGCTCGGCAAAGACGGTTTGCTGTCGCTGATGGAGGACAAGCTCGCCGACGGCGGCTGCGCCCTTGTTGTCCGCAACACCGTCGGGCGCGCTCAGGAGACCTACGAGGCTCTGCGCGAGCACTTCGGCGACGACGTCACCCTTAACCATGCCCGCTTCACCATCGGTGATCGTCTTGCCAAGGACGCTGAGCTGCTCCGCCGCTTCGGCCCGCCGCGCAACCATCCCGAACGCCCGCATCGCGCCATCGTCGTTGCCACGCAAGTGGTGGAGCAGTCTCTAGACGTCGATTTCGACCTGCTCGTCACCGACCTCGCTCCCGTCGACCTGGTGCTTCAGCGCATGGGGCGACTGCACCGCCATCAGCGCCCGCGGCCGCCCCGGCTCGCTACACCCACCTGCTACATAGATTGGCTTCCGCCAACGGGTTCAAGCGAGCCTTCACTTGAACGCGGAGCTGCGACGATCTATGGCGGGCACGACATGCTGCTCAGCGCCGCCGCCTTACGCAGCGTCGTCGACGCCAGCGGCATCGTGAGGGTGCCCGACGACGTCCACGGACTGATCGAGGCCGTCTATGGAGCTGGCGCCAACGTGCCACCGGCGTGGCAGAACGCGCTCGCGCAAGCGCGAGACGCCTACGCGCAAGAGCTCCAGATGAAGCAGAACGCCGCGCGGGCGTTCCTCCTGGAAGAACCCAAGAGCAGTGGCAAATCCACTTCGCTGATCGACTGGCTTCACACTACGGCGTCGGACAACGAGGAGACCGGGCACGCGCAGGTCCGCGACGGCGAGGACTCGCTGGAGGTTATGCTGCTCGAGCTTCACCGGGAGGGAGGGCAGGAAGAACTGCGCACGCTGATACACGCACCCGAAGCCCCCGGAGCTCCGATTCCGACGGATCAGGTTCCCAGCCGGGACGTTGTACGGGCCATGGCGATGTCCTCCGTGCGGCTGCCGGCGGGTGTCACCAGGGGAGACAAGCTAGACCGGGCGATACAAGAGCTCGAAATTCGTGTCGTACCCGCGTGGCAGGCTGATCCACAGCTCCGGGGGCAGCTCTTCCTTCTCCTCGAGGACGGCCGGGCACAGCTGGCCGGGACCACACTCGAATACTCATCCACCACCGGGCTAAAGGAGGTCCGCAACGCATGA
- the glyA gene encoding serine hydroxymethyltransferase — MTDSAATARTALNNQSLADLDPEIAAVLDDELARQRGTLEMIASENFVPRAVLQAQGSVLTNKYAEGYPGRRYYGGCEVVDVAESLAIERAKAVFGAEWANVQPHSGAQANAAVLHALANGGDTILGLSLAHGGHLTHGMKINFSGKNYHATAYGVDETTHRIEMEQVRQAALRERPRVIIAGWSAYPRHLDFEAFRSIADEVGAALWTDMAHFAGLVAAGAHPSPLPWSDVVSTTVHKTLGGPRSGMLLTNRAEQWGKKLNSAVFPGQQGGPLMHAIAAKAVAMKIAGTEEFKDRQARTLEGASILAQRLLADDVAAAGIKLVTGGTDVHLVLVDLRDSALDGQQAEDLLHEAGITVNRNAVPFDPRPPRVTSGLRIGTPALATRGFGPAEFTEVAEIIATALVAGAAGNADDELLASLRGCVRTLTDAFPLYPGLVQ; from the coding sequence ATGACCGACTCCGCGGCCACCGCCCGCACCGCCCTAAACAACCAGTCCCTGGCCGACCTCGATCCGGAGATCGCCGCCGTCCTCGACGACGAGCTTGCCCGCCAACGCGGGACCCTGGAGATGATCGCCTCGGAGAACTTCGTGCCGCGCGCGGTCCTGCAGGCGCAGGGGAGCGTGCTGACCAACAAGTACGCCGAGGGCTACCCCGGGCGCCGCTACTACGGCGGCTGCGAGGTCGTCGACGTCGCCGAGTCCCTGGCCATCGAGCGCGCCAAGGCCGTCTTCGGCGCCGAGTGGGCCAATGTTCAGCCACACTCCGGCGCCCAGGCCAACGCCGCCGTCCTGCACGCCCTGGCCAACGGCGGCGACACCATCCTCGGCCTGTCGCTCGCCCACGGCGGTCACCTCACGCACGGCATGAAGATCAACTTCTCCGGCAAGAACTACCACGCCACCGCCTACGGTGTGGACGAGACCACCCACCGCATCGAGATGGAGCAGGTGCGCCAGGCCGCCCTGCGCGAGCGCCCCCGCGTGATCATCGCCGGCTGGTCCGCCTACCCCCGCCACCTCGACTTTGAGGCCTTCCGCTCCATCGCCGACGAGGTCGGCGCCGCCCTGTGGACCGACATGGCGCACTTCGCCGGGCTGGTCGCCGCCGGAGCGCACCCCTCCCCGCTACCGTGGTCCGACGTCGTGTCCACCACCGTACACAAGACCCTCGGCGGTCCCCGCTCCGGCATGCTGCTGACCAACCGCGCCGAGCAGTGGGGCAAGAAACTCAACTCCGCCGTCTTCCCCGGCCAGCAGGGCGGTCCGCTCATGCACGCCATCGCCGCCAAGGCTGTCGCCATGAAGATCGCCGGCACCGAGGAGTTCAAGGACCGCCAGGCCCGCACGCTTGAGGGCGCCTCCATCCTCGCCCAGCGCCTGCTCGCCGACGACGTCGCCGCCGCCGGCATCAAGCTGGTCACCGGCGGCACCGACGTCCACCTGGTGCTGGTGGACCTGCGTGACTCCGCCCTGGACGGCCAGCAGGCGGAAGACCTGTTGCACGAAGCCGGCATCACCGTCAACCGCAACGCCGTCCCCTTCGATCCGCGCCCGCCGCGCGTCACCTCCGGACTGCGCATCGGCACCCCGGCCCTGGCCACCCGCGGCTTCGGGCCCGCGGAGTTCACCGAGGTTGCCGAGATCATCGCCACCGCCCTGGTGGCCGGCGCCGCCGGCAACGCCGACGACGAGTTGCTCGCCTCCCTGCGCGGCTGCGTGCGCACGCTCACCGACGCCTTCCCGCTCTACCCGGGGCTGGTCCAGTGA
- the cas5e gene encoding type I-E CRISPR-associated protein Cas5/CasD, with amino-acid sequence MAVLLLRLAGPMQAWGVKSRFTVRATELAPTKSGVLGMLASAVGRRRTDPIEDLLRLRFGVRKDQPGTVIRDFHTARSLDGKDSMPLSERYYLTDAVFLAGIEGDDALLQGLDEAVKHPVFPLYLGRRSCPPTQPVSLGLRDAPLYDALREEPWLASPWFRRRHRHSAFNAELLLDLDAVPEEEHRGDLRGSRDVPLSFDPRRREYGFRQVERLEVPLTAPADKPSSSVDAHDPMADVEEAAQCS; translated from the coding sequence ATGGCTGTTCTCCTGCTACGACTCGCCGGCCCTATGCAGGCGTGGGGGGTGAAGTCTCGTTTCACCGTTCGCGCCACGGAACTTGCCCCCACCAAGAGCGGCGTGCTCGGCATGCTCGCCTCCGCCGTCGGCCGGCGTCGGACAGATCCGATCGAAGATCTGCTTCGGCTCCGCTTCGGCGTCCGTAAGGACCAGCCCGGCACTGTGATCCGCGACTTCCACACCGCCCGATCGCTCGACGGCAAGGACTCCATGCCACTGTCAGAGCGCTACTACCTCACCGATGCCGTATTCCTGGCCGGAATCGAGGGAGACGATGCACTCCTTCAAGGGCTGGACGAGGCGGTCAAGCATCCCGTCTTCCCCCTGTATCTGGGTAGACGGTCGTGTCCGCCGACGCAGCCTGTGTCCTTGGGACTGCGTGATGCGCCGCTTTACGATGCCCTCAGGGAGGAGCCGTGGCTGGCCTCGCCGTGGTTCCGTCGGCGCCATCGACACTCGGCTTTCAACGCCGAATTACTCCTGGACCTGGATGCCGTGCCCGAAGAAGAGCACAGGGGCGATCTCCGCGGAAGTCGTGATGTTCCGCTGTCCTTCGATCCGCGCCGGCGCGAGTACGGGTTCCGTCAAGTAGAACGGCTGGAAGTACCACTGACGGCACCGGCGGATAAGCCGTCTTCATCAGTGGATGCCCACGATCCGATGGCCGATGTGGAGGAGGCCGCACAGTGTTCCTGA
- the cas7e gene encoding type I-E CRISPR-associated protein Cas7/Cse4/CasC produces the protein MSTYVDLHIIQNLPPSCVNRDDSGSPKSAVYGGVRRLRVSSQSWKRATRLYFNELLDASDVGIRTKRVVELLADRIAAEAPDLTESAPALAEEVFKAAKIKLSPPRGKKDAPQESGYLLFLSTSQVARLAVLAIAAARSGEKLDAKEVKKIFKEAHAVDVSLFGRMVADDTDLNVDAACQVAHAISTHAAENEYDFFTAVDDAKSRSEEEDAGAGMMGTVEFSSATVYRYATVNLDLLAENLGNSDAALRALEVFVKGFCLSMPTGKQNTFANRTVPEAIVVSVRDDQPVSLVGAFEQPVRTDETRGYLARSVEALAEHAHAVEGTYGLRPVASFIVSLKDSDAVASLGERVSFADLSGRLRETVAARVADEEQA, from the coding sequence ATGAGCACCTACGTCGACCTCCACATCATCCAGAACCTGCCGCCGTCCTGCGTCAACCGCGACGACTCCGGCTCCCCGAAGTCAGCCGTCTACGGTGGCGTGAGACGGCTTCGCGTCTCCAGCCAGTCCTGGAAGCGGGCCACGCGCCTGTACTTCAACGAGCTCCTGGACGCCTCCGACGTCGGCATCCGCACCAAGCGCGTCGTAGAACTGTTGGCAGACAGGATCGCGGCTGAGGCGCCCGACCTCACCGAATCCGCTCCCGCACTGGCTGAGGAAGTATTCAAGGCAGCCAAGATCAAGTTGTCTCCGCCGCGGGGAAAGAAGGACGCTCCGCAGGAGTCCGGCTACCTGCTGTTCCTCTCAACGAGTCAGGTCGCGCGACTGGCAGTACTGGCGATAGCTGCCGCTAGGAGCGGCGAGAAGCTTGACGCCAAGGAAGTCAAGAAGATATTCAAGGAGGCCCACGCCGTCGACGTGTCGCTGTTCGGCCGCATGGTCGCTGATGACACCGACCTCAACGTAGACGCTGCCTGCCAGGTTGCGCACGCGATCTCCACCCACGCCGCCGAGAACGAGTATGACTTCTTCACCGCCGTCGACGACGCGAAGTCACGCTCCGAAGAGGAGGACGCCGGCGCCGGCATGATGGGTACGGTCGAGTTCTCCTCGGCAACGGTGTACCGGTACGCCACCGTCAACCTCGATCTGCTAGCCGAGAACCTGGGCAACAGCGATGCCGCCCTGCGCGCCCTTGAGGTCTTCGTCAAGGGTTTCTGCCTGTCCATGCCGACGGGCAAGCAGAACACCTTCGCCAACCGGACCGTGCCCGAGGCGATTGTTGTTTCCGTACGTGACGATCAGCCGGTCTCACTGGTGGGAGCCTTCGAGCAGCCGGTCCGTACCGACGAGACCCGCGGCTACCTTGCCCGCTCTGTCGAGGCGCTCGCGGAGCATGCGCACGCGGTGGAAGGCACCTACGGCCTGCGGCCCGTCGCGAGCTTTATCGTCTCCCTGAAGGACTCCGACGCCGTCGCATCCTTGGGCGAACGGGTCTCCTTCGCGGATCTGTCCGGCCGTCTGCGGGAGACCGTGGCTGCACGCGTAGCCGACGAGGAGCAGGCCTGA
- the casA gene encoding type I-E CRISPR-associated protein Cse1/CasA, producing the protein MTASFNLLDEPWIRVTRLDGMPAEVSLLALFRDAQDIEGIHGDIASQDMAILRLLLAICHRAMDGPEDLDTWEEYWDEAGRLGTDAAAYLERFRDRFDLRDPEQPFFQVAGIHSASGKISGLESLIVDVPNGNPFFTTRIAEGLDAIGWAEAARWLVHVHAYDPSGIRSGAVGDPQVKNGKGYPIGPGWTGQIGAVAVTGENLERTLLLNTVVCEATGGLREVNSELDLAPWERDPDGPAGAPALEPTGPVSCYTWQTRRVLLHGDDESVTGLFLGNGDKATPQNRFSVEPMTAWRFSEPQTKKLKAPVYMPRKLPTDRAFWRGLSSLIAQLSPSLTVKGAGEVTRFMSPGVVDFYQVLMMNEIVPMSGLIPLHATGIAYGSKEAVVEELVDDVLALPARLLDPKETRLVAVVRDAMEQTEQVAGALRNLAANLDRASGGSPDTATAARDRASTAFYQVIDEEFPRWLASLAEIDPTAGRDQWRTLVLSEAWRQQDALASAAPETAYAGRGEGPGRMDVSRALVFFRAALNKIIPPPDSEDTPNDEEERTVA; encoded by the coding sequence ATGACAGCAAGCTTCAATCTTCTCGACGAGCCCTGGATCAGGGTGACCCGACTCGACGGCATGCCCGCTGAGGTCTCTCTCCTCGCCCTCTTCCGCGATGCACAAGACATTGAGGGCATCCACGGCGACATCGCCAGTCAGGACATGGCGATTCTGCGTCTACTCCTAGCCATCTGCCACCGGGCCATGGACGGTCCGGAGGACCTGGACACGTGGGAGGAGTACTGGGACGAAGCGGGAAGGCTCGGGACGGACGCCGCCGCCTATCTGGAGCGCTTCCGGGATCGATTCGATCTGCGCGACCCCGAGCAGCCGTTCTTCCAGGTGGCCGGGATTCACTCGGCTTCAGGCAAGATCTCGGGCTTGGAGTCCCTGATCGTGGACGTGCCCAACGGCAATCCCTTCTTCACCACCCGTATCGCCGAGGGCCTGGATGCCATCGGTTGGGCGGAGGCCGCCAGGTGGCTGGTACACGTCCACGCCTACGATCCCTCAGGTATTCGGTCCGGCGCCGTTGGCGACCCGCAGGTAAAGAATGGAAAGGGATACCCGATCGGCCCGGGCTGGACCGGCCAGATCGGCGCCGTAGCTGTAACCGGAGAAAACCTGGAGCGCACGCTGCTGCTCAACACCGTAGTCTGCGAAGCGACCGGGGGTCTGCGCGAAGTCAATTCGGAGCTCGACCTCGCCCCATGGGAGCGAGATCCCGATGGCCCGGCAGGTGCGCCGGCACTGGAACCGACCGGCCCGGTCTCTTGCTACACGTGGCAGACGCGGCGCGTCCTGCTGCACGGTGACGACGAGTCGGTGACTGGGCTCTTCCTCGGGAACGGGGACAAGGCAACCCCGCAGAACCGTTTCTCCGTTGAGCCCATGACGGCGTGGCGCTTCTCCGAGCCGCAGACCAAGAAGCTCAAGGCCCCCGTCTACATGCCGCGCAAGTTGCCGACGGATCGGGCCTTCTGGCGGGGTTTGTCCTCGCTGATCGCGCAGCTCAGCCCCTCGCTGACAGTCAAGGGCGCAGGAGAGGTGACCAGGTTTATGTCTCCCGGCGTGGTGGACTTTTACCAGGTGCTCATGATGAATGAGATCGTTCCGATGTCAGGCCTCATACCGCTGCACGCCACCGGCATTGCATACGGTTCGAAAGAGGCCGTCGTGGAGGAACTGGTGGACGATGTCCTCGCGTTACCGGCCCGGTTGCTCGATCCCAAGGAAACGCGCTTGGTTGCCGTGGTCCGGGACGCCATGGAGCAGACCGAGCAGGTAGCCGGTGCGCTACGCAATCTCGCCGCAAATCTAGACCGCGCCAGTGGCGGCAGCCCGGACACGGCCACGGCAGCCCGCGACCGCGCCAGCACCGCCTTCTACCAGGTGATTGATGAGGAGTTCCCCCGTTGGCTCGCTTCCCTGGCGGAAATCGACCCGACGGCGGGGCGTGATCAATGGCGGACGCTTGTGCTCTCGGAGGCCTGGCGTCAGCAGGACGCACTCGCTTCCGCCGCACCGGAGACGGCATATGCCGGGCGAGGCGAAGGTCCCGGACGCATGGACGTCAGCCGTGCTCTGGTCTTCTTCCGTGCGGCGCTCAACAAGATCATCCCTCCGCCCGATAGCGAGGACACACCCAATGATGAAGAAGAGAGGACAGTTGCATGA